The DNA region tcatttaaacgtGGATTAAAATGTAATGCAACATCAtgtgtatcattatttttatttttattatttattgttgacatATGACAtactaaattaaatgataatctATCAGCATCATCATGTATATATGctgttatatttaatgatgaattaattgaaaaaccattttgtaataaacattcaaatggtatatttttattattataattattaatatctaaTAATTCTTTGGTATatgtattatcattatttaattgatttgattcatcaattattggatcataaacataaatatcaCCAAGTGATGTTGTTGtccatattgaatttttaccagGACGTccataaacattatttattttacatgttACTAATGTTATATGACCAATCCAATCTTCCATTTCGGTGTCtgttgaaaattgtaaatataatacttttaatttttttaattttggtgTATGTATTGATATACGTGGTATACCTGGTTCACTACAACATACAACACATTTAATATCTGTTACTGAAAAttgtgttattgttgttgcaccatttgaatttaatattgtcaatGTACCAGTATCATATTTATCAGAATTTGAACTAATCCATTCTAATTCAATAATacaatcatcataattatttgttgtacattttaatttataacgtGCATCACCATTTTTAATCCATGATGAATGTTCAATTGcattaacataattattagtatcataattaatatttgataaacgtttttttaatttatttaatattgttaatctccataattcattaatttcattattaatattattattattattagttatcattgttgttgtattattattgctattgttattgttattattattgttgttattatcatttaaccattttggtaaatttattgtatcaaTAATACATGCACCAGCTTCAATATTACACCATAATACATCATTATCTGTCCAATAAATACCATTTGTATGTTCATCATCACCATAAATACCAGAATTACCACTTAAATCTGGATCAAATATTGAATCATCAGTTTCTGGATGTGCTTCAACACCAACCATTGAACCAACTGAATGTACTGGACTCCATGCTGCTGGATTAACTTTAATTGTTGAATCCATACCTTTACCAATGACAATTGTTGATTCACAACTATGTGATAATgattcatttgatattttaatattaccaacaatatcagataataattcatcacatgatgcaatttttttattgctattatcattatcatttttttgccataattttaatgatgtaGGTGTTGGTGCACTTCTTGAttgttcattaatattatttattgttgttttaatattatcattatcattactatTACCACCAACACTACCAacattactattattactacTACCAATACCATgtgcaccaccaccaccaccaccactactactactacaactaatattatttggtgatttatttaatgatgaattccaattttgataataatcatttattaattttggtgTACCACATAAACTATGAcgatttgatgatgataaactaGCATTACTACTAGCTCTACTTAATTGTAATGGTACATTAATTAAACGCCATTTTTTACCAGTTAATTCAGTTTTATTAATACCAGTacgataatataaataacgatCATCATAACCAATACCAAATACATAATCATTTGATGTTACTGATATAACAGccattttatttgacatttcaATCCAACCATTACCAGTTGCACATTGTACATCAACACCAGACATATCACCATTAATACCTTTACGAAACCATACTGTATAATCATTTGTAATAGCCCATACAGAATTATAACCAACAgatatttgtattaatttaatatttttttttggtatatcAATTATTGACCAATCATCACCAATTGGATTTTGTCGTGTTATACCAGTACGTGTTATTGCTCTACCATCATTTAATATTGCCCATACAAGACCAGTTGTACCAACACTAACTTGTATAACTTCATgtccatttattaattttattgaattccAACGTATACCTTCTGGTGATGTTGTTGTAACACCATAACGATACATTAATCTACCATGTGCTGTTACAGCCCATACAGATAATTGTCCATTTGATGTACCTGGTATTTGATAACCACCAATTGATACATCAATAAATGGTTCTTTTGTTGGATCTTTATGTAATGGTGCTATTGCACACCATGAATTCATTGCACTATAACGACGATAACGTACCCATTTACGTCTACGTACA from Aphidius gifuensis isolate YNYX2018 linkage group LG5, ASM1490517v1, whole genome shotgun sequence includes:
- the LOC122857419 gene encoding tectonin beta-propeller repeat-containing protein, which produces MPSTYLYGINNEGRIFGLSTTGNMWREFIYLGLEFKRLSAVSHFMWAIGGDRQVYVHVHGLDIPIRIKEETWENERWLPIEGFGDRLLPTDRYHFSNIDGTIDRSRDKVKLPSMAWQWEGDWTIETTLDGQPLDHDGWTYAVDFPAKYTPIKKWKSCVRRRKWVRYRRYSAMNSWCAIAPLHKDPTKEPFIDVSIGGYQIPGTSNGQLSVWAVTAHGRLMYRYGVTTTSPEGIRWNSIKLINGHEVIQVSVGTTGLVWAILNDGRAITRTGITRQNPIGDDWSIIDIPKKNIKLIQISVGYNSVWAITNDYTVWFRKGINGDMSGVDVQCATGNGWIEMSNKMAVISVTSNDYVFGIGYDDRYLYYRTGINKTELTGKKWRLINVPLQLSRASSNASLSSSNRHSLCGTPKLINDYYQNWNSSLNKSPNNISCSSSSGGGGGGAHGIGSSNNSNVGSVGGNSNDNDNIKTTINNINEQSRSAPTPTSLKLWQKNDNDNSNKKIASCDELLSDIVGNIKISNESLSHSCESTIVIGKGMDSTIKVNPAAWSPVHSVGSMVGVEAHPETDDSIFDPDLSGNSGIYGDDEHTNGIYWTDNDVLWCNIEAGACIIDTINLPKWLNDNNNNNNNNNNSNNNTTTMITNNNNNINNEINELWRLTILNKLKKRLSNINYDTNNYVNAIEHSSWIKNGDARYKLKCTTNNYDDCIIELEWISSNSDKYDTGTLTILNSNGATTITQFSVTDIKCVVCCSEPGIPRISIHTPKLKKLKVLYLQFSTDTEMEDWIGHITLVTCKINNVYGRPGKNSIWTTTSLGDIYVYDPIIDESNQLNNDNTYTKELLDINNYNNKNIPFECLLQNGFSINSSLNITAYIHDDADRLSFNLVCHMSTINNKNKNNDTHDVALHFNPRLNENIIVRNTYKNNKWGDEERDDNVLFKKSTNINIIINCEKNGYRIFINNTEYTYYNHRIIPDNITHLKIKGFMTINKILYKSNNIIIEPITMFWRQIGGHLRKVLTCQSGVTWGIGYDNTPWVYTGGWGGLYLKFNDSQNDINTMTDTHNYYVYENQRWNPVTGYTNHGLPTDRPMWSDVTGKYKRTKEHTKLLSMHWRWLSDWIIDFHTPGGVDRDGWQYATDFPSQYHSKKQFTDYVRRRRWFRKCLLTTSGPWKELGNTKIIDLSLYSSFDNGIDGPIDVWAIAVNGEALYRHGVSESSPFGITWEHIPSDQPLISISCGPHGQVWAVGKNGTSYWRFGITQNKPIGDLWTNVEPPSGAKLKQLSVGCNVVWAIDYNGKLYVRKEIQPKIFPEGTHWQTLPSMPNDPIHIDMSVTTAKQGFRSVSVSPDNGQVWAISGAGIVCRRIGITNDNPAGHYWTTGIGANWQSISVSSLTNGTTKSSH